One region of Acropora muricata isolate sample 2 chromosome 13, ASM3666990v1, whole genome shotgun sequence genomic DNA includes:
- the LOC136894832 gene encoding uncharacterized protein isoform X1 has product MNHVKLSFQNSYWMFKCLTAKMSEQNEVPVKEADALPLVVTYSTAGETMFIKFELEEHHCSEQYSLFVDFIKEIVDAVLTDQLTQKLLKFLELSSKMLGKLQALNEKRQRWNDHDDEIYAKARKICAARDEDLISVYPESQGKIRSVDVRINDENDPSGELRKHIEATKVVDNSDRDCETTRDSQDSQDLCDNDSYPPDEDENIEEEDQANSCYHTSQMEMADILKKRIKTIMRHYHDIDELSRTFDDVDFVVYTARYRMLSDQTEKRICHPHAGVLSKEELEARHEGNVQKRMFMYVRSAETDGHFEQLKRDIEDKPRTLFIIIADECHWGITKDKDQTPSAHNLFINEWGKENSPRNVVVLQISATPFNLLTQNSRLPEVKCILLSKEISTTDKNYEAGDLVVLESESDLNDDVRETSKEVELHVVHWSEVELKSLENGVRMKLKSTLSVEGSPYRYLRVSSEGKLDVTSNEGEATDFIVQGNHGIVTIKPLLSTGQLLTMTTDDKGKLEARDHPLEPAYFEVKLDFGVGVAAFTLLGKEGLYLAVDEHGMVHLQAAKVEKKCGVSIIRPKQDVAEVSFQFYIDRCWPVKVGEGRQQYMSLNYYLSTLNCENNEHKRIREDEVFQNVVKKAKRKEKISKTSIADAMLCAEYCYYVFHVSAFDCDDKIRQVLSNDIENSPSFKFSKALDRFIGKLIKSQEEECRRAKKGIKPEAFEFVRNEIRDRVKDAFRDNLKQRQRSEYVMQEGDEELLAASFVAYVMHHSERELQNLVEETHSTSIIEKIKKMLRGNACQKMVEIWRRLVRKCETNSLVLSLIQSGQQEFGKMKVVRAKNMETANQFYNSLKFAQEMCDLKECFEIIKDYGGIQIKHQLVTSNPFFKKLQTENCQAKIDCICKDLELKPRQKKCVNCGHVHKSITQYEDLENLACLLILVDKGRMGDTFPQSFDCLDLRLSYDSKPLYLSTIIQELGRICRYAKIPVDDSRAPNLPYVLIGPELYRALKESIKRSPSIMSLISRNRKANKVDRYMTEQTRADVKTSFPLRWPDYEASKDSYDHENQRKHRNQILLQAEPQIGKTGTYLCLIKLLRLDILGKEKVLSASKRDEGTFYLLKENEPSEKFLVTDTEGKQNWQFPYWKTIQSLPSLNAKAVAPGKYSSEGCFYTHDTEENPFTLMKPPRSAHNYQKAKYEDDFRAFQWHHFLDCSECGLLIEAQEPILDTIHMMMDGARISVTCSLPIKFLQDRNLREQLRSRGFIVGDRQGHSFLAATNSAPTLPYWIFHPSHRDDPRKCLFNYRHVMQEEDSVASFMQVAVVRSAKFEAYRSTWGKILAIFQLPDKLPNCNRGPDNGGVGYSRLFIQKMAYWLDLDYVFVIDDNVAMMREAQFSFGEQTAFNGTVLRNEDGTMKMQRCSFLKPLVYLQKIAEGKVNPPDDRETYEPHPLKEQFENCPLYSYTGPAKLFGDKEHDSYGVLGLLRSVPTVRRPFSKTQVYALVLLNVKSTVEKGIFYRPWPCWEDLRFNDDCDKARLWVVKCNRYCFYKLQYQDWINSLALPRIYEWNEESKLEEQPLESELPNDLEECVILDHLRNLVDTEGPRHCFKGQIEDTVPEDGPTDTEGAVDIIGRGGSCSADCPMGILEQLEIENYVRESSGVPVLILSYDNSSDLPMEGLLLLKESYCNTTKKIVFVVSAKQLQETRKLKDGLTLADVRRGYFFHLFPREMSKKNGDVAIFSAADPGRHSLRWIVIHVSFLKQELREENNSNRTSDRSSAKQRAIERPESGASRNPGEATEIDPRGSKRSTETDVEDLQQNKRPLSLNQREHLNVHRVNSNSKKVDVSQKMTPQKEKDQETSQDSKPGKRRKSLYSETTTGKKPRLEGYVTDGPSTSTSEQMDVIHVTPGLSTNVLAKPTELLFGAVHGSPGQDKKTPSKEREFVRSQVTGLTSDDPAYDEGTNKVTATIVKLWRQKLKQKNDKDLTKETVEEELVFELKELEELDGKGYNALTKACSLPSVGKRVVSHLLNVKKIDVNSQIPSSFNSDSPAARWITPGMSALSVAIRRGNVRCVSTFMKREIEIDFRSTDRDQNTALHHCVLPQEALKTAFDRLFRCYRALEWKNMKNVQDKSPLDIAKERWKESDTKKEDKKKEAFEHVLHEMDPGGQWKNK; this is encoded by the exons ATGAACCACGTCAAACTTTC CTTCCAAAACAGTTACTGGATGTTCAAGTGCTTAACAGCAAAGATGTCTGAGCAAA ATGAGGTCCCAGTGAAAGAGGCTGACGCACTTCCTTTGGTGGTCACTTATTCTACTGCTGGAGAAACGATGTTTATAAAATTTGAGTTGGAGGAACATCATTGCAGTGAGCAATATTCCCTCTTTGTAGACTTCATCAAAGAAATCGTGGATGCAGTTCTGACTGATCAGCTTACACAAAAACTCCTTAAGTTTCTAGAACTTTCATCAAAGATGCTGGGTAAATTACAAGCACTGAACGAGAAACGCCAACGTTGGAACGATCATGACGATGAGATTTATGCAAAGGCACGCAAAATATGTGCAGCGCGTGATGAAGACCTCATTTCTGTATACCCAGAATCTCAGGGGAAAATCAGAAGTGTTGACGTCAGGATCAATGATGAAAATGACCCATCTGGAGAGCTTCGAAAACATATTGAGGCGACAAAAGTTGTTGATAATTCCGATAGAGACTGTGAGACCACCAGAGATTCGCAGGATAGCCAAGACTTGTGTGACAACGATTCATATCCTCCAGACGAAGATGAAAACATCGAAGAAGAAGACCAGGCGAATTCTTGCTATCACACATCTCAAATGGAAATGGCAGACATCCTGAAGAAACGCATTAAGACAATTATGAGGCATTACCACGACATTGACGAGCTGAGCAGGACTTTCGATGATGTTGACTTTGTAGTGTACACAGCCAGGTACAGAATGCTGAGCGATCAGACTGAGAAGAGGATTTGTCACCCACATGCCGGTGTCTTATCGAAAGAAGAACTGGAGGCACGTCATGAAGGGAATGTTCAGAAGAGAATGTTTATGTATGTTCGCAGCGCGGAAACAGACGGACATTTCGAGCAACTGAAGCGAGACATTGAAGATAAGCCTAGAACCCTGTTCATTATCATAGCCGATGAGTGCCATTGGGGGATTACCAAAGACAAGGACCAAACGCCATCTGCACACAATCTCTTCATCAATGAATGGGGCAAAGAAAACTCTCCTAGAAATGTGGTAGTGCTTCAAATTTCTGCGACGCCGTTTAACCTTTTAACACAAAACTCTCGCCTTCCTGAAGTCAAGTGTATTCTTCTCTCTAAGGAGATCTCTACCACCGATAAGAACTATGAAGCGGGTGATCTCGTAGTCCTGGAAAGCGAGTCAGACTTGAACGATGATGTCAGAGAAACATCCAAGGAAGTGGAACTGCACGTTGTTCACTGGTCAGAGGTTGAGCTGAAGAGCCTTGAGAATGGAGTACGTATGAAGCTCAAGTCGACATTAAGCGTGGAAGGCTCGCCCTATCGATATCTACGCGTTTCCTCTGAAGGAAAGCTGGATGTCACATCTAATGAGGGAGAGGCCACGGATTTCATTGTTCAAGGGAACCATGGGATCGTTACAATCAAGCCTCTCCTAAGCACAGGCCAATTGCTTACCATGACGACAGATGACAAGGGGAAGCTTGAGGCCAGAGATCACCCATTAGAACCAGCTTACTTTGAAGTGAAGCTGGATTTTGGGGTCGGAGTTGCCGCATTTACCTTGCTAGGCAAAGAAGGTCTCTATTTGGCGGTAGACGAGCATGGCATGGTTCATTTGCAGGCAGCGAAGGTTGAGAAGAAATGTGGTGTGTCCATCATAAGGCCCAAGCAAGACGTGGCTGAGGTGTCATTCCAGTTCTACATTGATCGGTGTTGGCCCGTAAAGGTTGGTGAAGGTAGACAACAGTACATGAGCCTTAACTACTACCTTAGCACGTTGAACTGTGAAAACAATGAGCATAAAAGGATAAGAGAAGACGAGGTGTTTCAAAATGTGGTGAAGAAGGCTAAACGGAAAGAAAAGATCTCGAAAACGTCGATCGCTGATGCTATGTTGTGCGCAGAGTACTGCTACTATGTTTTTCATGTGAGTGCATTCGATTGTGATGACAAAATAAGACAGGTGCTAAGCAATGATATTGAGAATTCACCGTCTTTTAAGTTCTCAAAAGCACTCGACAGGTTCATCGGAAAACTTATCAAAAGCCAAGAAGAAGAATGCAGGAGAGCGAAGAAGGGCATTAAGCCGGAAGCTTTCGAATTCGTTCGCAACGAAATCCGTGACAGAGTGAAAGACGCTTTTAGGGATAACTTGAAACAAAGGCAGAGAAGTGAGTACGTGATGCAAGAAGGCGATGAAGAGTTATTGGCTGCGTCATTTGTCGCGTACGTGATGCACCATTCAGAACGAGAGCTGCAAAACTTAGTCGAAGAGACGCATTCAACCAGCattattgaaaaaattaaaaaaatgttgcgAGGAAATGCTTGCCAGAAAATGGTTGAAATCTGGAGAAGACTTGTTCGAAAATGTGAAACGAATTCTCTGGTACTGAGTTTGATCCAAAGTGGTCAACAGGAATTTGGGAAGATGAAAGTTGTTAGAGCAAAAAACATGGAAACTGCCAATCAGTTCTACAACAGTCTGAAATTTGCACAAGAAATGTGTGACCTGAAAGAATGCTTCGAAATCATCAAGGACTATGGTGGAATTCAGATCAAGCATCAACTTGTGACTTCAAATCCGTTTTTTAAGAAGCTTCAGACAGAAAACTGTCAGGCTAAAATTGATTGTATTTGCAAAGATCTTGAGCTAAAACCTCGCCAGAAGAAGTGTGTTAATTGTGGGCATGTGCACAAGTCAATAACGCAGTACGAAGACCTGGAAAACCTGGCGTGCCTCCTCATCTTGGTTGATAAAGGTCGCATGGGGGACACATTTCCCCAAAGTTTTGATTGCCTTGATCTTCGACTGAGCTACGACAGCAAGCCGCTTTATCTTTCAACTATTATTCAAGAGCTTGGACGGATTTGCCGTTATGCAAAGATACCTGTGGATGATTCTCGTGCTCCAAACCTTCCTTATGTTTTGATTGGCCCTGAACTTTACAGAGCGCTGAAGGAGTCGATTAAGAGGTCCCCTTCTATAATGAGTCTAATTTCCCGCAACCGTAAGGCCAACAAAGTTGATCGCTATATGACGGAACAAACCAGAGCTGATGTTAAGACATCATTCCCACTGCGTTGGCCAGACTATGAAGCCAGCAAAGATAGTTATGATCACGAAAACCAGCGAAAGCACCGCAACCAAATCCTTCTTCAAGCTGAACCCCAAATTGGAAAAACGGGAACCTATCTCTGCCTCATAAAACTCTTGAGACTTGACATACTTGGGAAGGAAAAGGTGTTGTCAGCAAGCAAACGAGATGAAGGTACCTTTTACTTGCTCAAGGAGAATGAGCCGTCAGAGAAATTTCTGGTCACTGACACCGAAGGTAAGCAGAACTGGCAGTTTCCTTACTGGAAGACGATTCAAAGTCTTCCAAGTCTTAATGCGAAAGCGGTGGCTCCAGGAAAGTACTCATCTGAAGGATGCTTTTATACCCATGACACGGAAGAAAACCCTTTTACTCTTATGAAACCACCAAGGTCAGCTCACAATTACCAAAAAGCCAAGTACGAAGATGACTTTCGCGCTTTTCAATGGCACCATTTCCTGGATTGCTCAGAGTGTGGATTACTCATTGAAGCACAAGAACCCATTTTGGACACCATTCACATGATGATGGATGGTGCACGAATCAGTGTCACTTGCTCACTCCCAATCAAATTTCTACAAGACAGAAACTTGAGAGAACAACTCAGGAGCAGAGGATTCATTGTAGGGGACAGGCAAGGCCACAGTTTCCTCGCAGCAACAAACAGTGCGCCCACTTTGCCATACTGGATATTTCATCCCTCACACAGAGACGATCCTCGCAAGTGTCTCTTTAACTACCGCCACGTGATGCAAGAGGAGGACAGCGTGGCTAGTTTCATGCAAGTTGCCGTTGTTCGCAGTGCAAAGTTTGAGGCTTACAGATCCACGTGGGGAAAGATTCTCGCAATTTTTCAGTTGCCCGATAAACTACCGAATTGTAATCGTGGACCTGATAATGGAGGAGTGGGATATTCCAGGCTTTTTATTcagaaaatggcctattggctAGACCTTGATTACGTTTTTGTAATAGATGACAACGTCGCCATGATGCGAGAAGCACAGTTCAGTTTTGGAGAACAAACGGCATTTAATGGGACAGTCTTAAGAAACGAGGATGGTACGATGAAGATGCAGCGTTGTTCTTTCCTGAAACCACTCGTTTATCTTCAGAAAATCGCCGAAGGAAAGGTTAATCCACCTGATGATAGGGAGACGTATGAGCCACATCCGTTGAAGgagcagtttgaaaattgtCCGCTGTATAGTTACACAGGTCCTGCCAAGTTGTTTGGCGACAAGGAGCATGACAGCTATGGCGTACTAGGACTTCTGAGAAGTGTTCCTACTGTGCGGCGCCCATTCTCGAAGACCCAAGTGTACGCATTGGTTTTGTTGAATGTCAAGAGCACCGTGGAGAAGGGAATATTTTATCGACCATGGCCTTGCTGGGAGGACCTACGCTTCAACGATGACTGTGACAAAGCTCGTCTGTGGGTGGTTAAGTGCAACCGTTACTGCTTTTACAAGTTACAGTACCAGGACTGGATCAACAGCCTTGCTCTTCCACGCATTTATGAATGGAACGAAGAGAGCAAACTGGAGGAACAACCACTTGAAAGTGAGCTGCCAAACGATTTGGAGGAGTGCGTAATCCTAGACCACCTTCGAAATTTGGTCGACACCGAAGGTCCCCGCCATTGTTTTAAAGGACAAATTGAAGATACTGTACCAGAGGATGGTCCCACTGACACAGAGGGGGCTGTTGACATTATTGGAAGAGGGGGTAGCTGCAGCGCTGACTGTCCAATGGGAATCCTCGAGCAGTTAGAAATAGAGAACTATGTAAGAGAAAGCTCGGGCGTTCCAGTTCTCATCCTTTCGTATGACAATTCATCCGATCTGCCGATGGAAGGCCTACTTCTGTTGAAGGAAAGTTATTGCAACACCACCAAGAAGATAGTGTTCGTTGTGAGTGCTAAACAGCTTCAAGAAACAAGGAAGCTGAAAGACGGTTTGACGCTAGCTGACGTTCGAAGAGGatattttttccatttatttcCCAGAGAAATGAGCAAGAAAAATGGCGACGTTGCCATTTTTTCAGCTGCTGACCCAGGGCGACACAGTTTGCGATGGATTGTGATCCATGTTTCATTCTTGAAACAGGAGTTGAGAGAGGAAAATAACAGCAACAGAACCTCGGACAGAAGTTCAGCCAAACAAAGAGCGATTGAAAGGCCGGAAAGTGGTGCTTCAAGAAACCCTGGAGAAGCCACTGAAATCGACCCAAGGGGAAGCAAGCGATCTACTGAGACAGATGTGGAAGATCTCCAACAAAATAAGAGACCTCTGTCGTTAAACCAAAGGGAACATCTGAATGTGCATCGTGTGAACTCCAACTCAAAGAAAGTTGATGTCAGTCAGAAAATGACCCCCCAAAAGGAAAAAGATCAGGAAACCTCTCAAGATAGTAAACCAGGTAAAAGAAGGAAGAGTCTTTACTCTGAGACAACAACCGGTAAAAAACCTAGACTTGAAGGGTACGTAACAGATGGTCCTTCTACAAGCACAAGTGAACAAATGGACGTAATTCATGTCACACCAGGCCTAAGCACAAATGTCTTAGCAAAACCGACAGAACTCCTTTTTGGTGCAGTCCACGGTTCTCCAGGGCAAGATAAAAAAACGCCTTCGAAGGAAAGAGAATTCGTTCGGAGTCAAGTTACAGGGCTAACATCAGATGATCCAGCGTATGATGAAGGGACAAATAAAGTCACAGCAACCATTGTTAAACTATGGAGacaaaaattaaagcaaaaaaatgacAAGGATCTAACAAAAGAAACGGTAGAGGAAGAGTTGGTCTTTGAACTGAAAGAGTTGGAGGAACTCGATGGTAAAGGTTACAATGCTTTGACAAAAGCCTGCTCACTTCCATCCGTGGGCAAACGGGTGGTGTCCCACCTGCTCAATGTAAAGAAGATCGACGTCAACTCTCAAATTCCTTCCAGTTTCAATTCAGACAGCCCCGCGGCCAGATGGATAACTCCAGGAATGTCGGCTTTGTCTGTGGCCATTAGAAGAGGCAATGTAAGGTGCGTTTCCACTTTCATGAAGAGGGAAATTGAAATTGACTTTAGGAGTACAGATCGTGACCAGAACACAGCCTTACATCACTGTGTGTTGCCCCAAGAAGCTCTGAAAACTGCATTCGACAGGTTGTTTCGTTGTTATAGGGCTCTGGAATGgaagaacatgaaaaatgttcaaGACAAGAGCCCCTTGGATATAGCCAAAGAACGATGGAAGGAGTCAGATACCAAGAAGGAGGACAAGAAGAAAGAAGCTTTTGAACACGTGCTCCACGAGATGGACCCTGGTGGACAGTGGAAGAATAAATAG